A region from the Oryzias latipes chromosome 20, ASM223467v1 genome encodes:
- the LOC111946577 gene encoding uncharacterized protein LOC111946577: MPSTKVIKAKPVEATKKSIDKHKPGRATEAGAADSKPKAAAVRKNRASSCPRSAQQLPRGRCDKAADRREEVRPSCERRTRSTAPKPTENGSRTNPDTRRATSSVRQGAATSACPRQKEQKGVREAKLLIQSNKAFTVIPPNPKKRREIQKKAEAELAALEELRLSRAMTYVSIDPSSVGGCMSLEEVRLKQQQEMMQAKRKQKQMKKQVVEEAAVLTS, encoded by the exons ATGCCATCTACCAAGGTTATCAAGGCGAAGCCAGTGGAGGCAACCAAGAAAAGcattgacaaacacaaaccggGAAGGGCGACAGAAGCCGGCGCCGCAGACAGTAAACCTAAAGCGGCCGCTGTGCGTAAAAACCGCGCGTCGAGCTGCCCGAGGAGCGCGCAGCAGCTGCCGCGCGGCAGGTGCGACAAGGCCGCCGACAGGAGGGAGGAGGTCAGGCCGAGCTGCGAAAGGAGAACTAGGTCCACTGCTCCCAAACCCACAGAGAATGGGTCCAGAACTAACCCGGACACGCGCAGGGCGACAAGCTCCGTGAGACAAGGCGCTGCCACGAGCGCGTGCCCACGTCAGAAGGAGCAGAAGGGGGTCAGAGAGGCAAAACTACTCATACAGAG TAACAAAGCCTTCACCGTCATTCCACCAAACCCAAAGAAGAGAAGGGAAATCCAGAAAA AGGCGGAGGCAGAGCTTGCTGCTTTGGAGGAGCTTCGTCTCAGCAGAGCAATGACCTATGTGTCCATCGACCCCAGCAGTGTTG GTGGCTGCATGAGTCTGGAGGAAGTACggctgaagcagcagcaggaaatgATGCAAGCcaagaggaaacagaaacag ATGAAGAAGCAGGTGGTGGAGGAGGCAGCTGTCCTGACGAGCTGA